In the Dioscorea cayenensis subsp. rotundata cultivar TDr96_F1 unplaced genomic scaffold, TDr96_F1_v2_PseudoChromosome.rev07_lg8_w22 25.fasta BLBR01001033.1, whole genome shotgun sequence genome, TGCCATATGAAATTTTTGGCATTGTATTTATAAAACACAAACTTCGTGGCTGGTCAAGTAAGTTGCTTTGGATTGCGAGAGGGCAAAGTGCACACATCCAAAGAGTGAAACGTAGACACATTCTTTTGGTaaatataatgcaaaataactCGTTACTTGGTACTAACAAAGGCACccaaacttttcaaaatttagtTTGCAAGTTTCTAATTTTGggctttgtgtgtgtgtgtgtgtgtgtgtgtgtgtgtgtgaatatataaattgtattGCTCACTTTAAGTGGTCATGTCAGTGATATGATTCTAGCTTTCTAGGCTCATAATACCCTCTGTTTGACTTTGAACTGATGTGCACTTGATGTGAACTGAAAGGAAAAATTCAGTTTTCCATCATGATATTGCTTTGTGTAGCAAAGAGTAGTTTGAAACCTGAAAATAATACAATGGAACTTGATCAGCTTCTGCAGGCTTATTTTATTTGGTGGTATAACAATGTCCTTGAATAGAGTTGGTCATCAAAGTTTGATTTGATGTGGTCTTGGCAGGTTCACATGCTTCCCTCCCAGAACAAACCAACCATGGAGAAACCTTTCCTGACACACAATTCTGGAAGCAGGCTGTTGATCCTATCCTTGCTTATGACCCTTTTGCTTCACTGATGATGGTTCTTTTAGCCCTTTCCACTCTGCATGTTTATCATCAACTGAGTTCTTCATGGCTCTTGTTCATCTTTTCTATGTGGTTTCTGTCATTCAGGTACTGAGCAACATTATTCTCTATATGGAatgtgatattttaattgagccAGAACCATTATTTGTTTATCAGTCTTCAGTTTTCTGAGAGATTATTTTAACATGTATGCATAagcttattttattgttttgatttctccCAGGCACGATTACATGCTATAGCAACTGCTACTTTGATGTATCTTGCTTTGGTGATTGGATTCTTAATGATGTTTGCGAGGTCATTGGAAGATCGGAACTTGCACTGAAGTATTTCTTTTCAGACTGTATAGATTCTTCTCTGTATCCAAAAGATATGATTCGTAGGTTAACCCTTCCATATCTACGAAGGTGTGCATTGCTTTGGCAATTAATCCAATCTTCCAACTTAGCTCCTTCATGCAACAGTTCTTATACTGGGAAAGGACAGATTTCTAGCATGGATAACACTTCTGTCATTGAAAATTCCTACCTTGCAATTGAACTAACCAGTCTAAGGGAATTAGAGAATATGTTCCAAATTTGCACATTGGAAGTGATTCTTCAAGATGAATTTGTTCGCATCTTGGCTAAAAAGTGGTGTCAACATTTTTGTGGGAAGTTCAAAGTTTGCAAATATGAGCATTTTTATTATTGCTCACCTGCAATTCCATTTAAGTTGATGCAATTACCTCGGATTTATGAAGATCTTCTGCAGAGGTGTGTCTGCataaattttgctatttttgtgtgtatgttGTTAGCTCGGTTCAGTTCATTAGTTAACCATTGTAAGATAATGGCCTTGCAGTTATGTAAAGCTACAGTGTTGTCATTGCAAATCTATTCCAGATGAGCCTGCACTATGCTTGCTGTGTGGCAAATTATGTTCTCCAAGCTGGAAATATTGTTGCAGGTGAAAAGTCCATTTCTATTTTTTACCCATTGTATATTTTAGTTACCAGTTATGACTGCTGCATTTGTTTATATGGGATATTCCCTCTTGTTTCATGGTTTTTTCTTATTCAGAGAGAACAGATGCTTAGAGCATGCAATGACCTGTGGTGCTGGTATTGGTGTATTTCTGTTGGTCAGGGTATTTATTCTGTATTCACTTGTCCTGTAGAtctaatatgatttatttatttatttacttttttcttttaaattaaatctcTTATTGACGATAGCTGCTTGACTTAATTTACATGTGCAGAAGACTACAATATTATTACAGAGATCTGTGCGTCTGGCCTTTTGGCCATCTCCATATTTGGATGCCTATGGAGAAGAGGTAACAACTAGTTCAGTTATCAGTGTGCATTTTAAGTTCTTCAATTTAGCCAACCTGGTGTTTTACTGAATGAATTTGCCAAACCTCTGACTGCATCCTATGTGTTTTTTCTCCTTTCTCTTAATCATAAtgaaattagaagaagaaggatgagaaaTTTAAACTCTATACATCCAGGATCTTATTCAAATGTTCAGATGGCTGGAGGAATTCCAGTGAGCAATATCAACCCATGAACAACGGCTATCTCTTTTTTGCTCCCAACCTCTTTATTTCTGTATAAATCAGATTTTTGAAACTCTAGGTAGCCATTTCCACTGTTTACAAACCTTCTTTCTGGGCTCAAATCTTCTTCCTTATGCCGGACCTTTTCTTGTCTCACAACCAGGTTGCTTCCAACTTTGATGTTCTTGAGAAAGATGTTGTAGCCATGATCTTCATAATtccaaattattttgttttgcttcCCCTCGAAAGCTAGTCTAGCTATGACCTTATGTTTATCTTATAGCGCTATTTAGTTGAGGACCGCAGGGCATTTGCTCTTGAGAACTTATTATATATCTCCAGATGTTAGCTTTTTATACATCTagagattttttatttgatgtccTTAGGTATTGCggctttttatatttaatttgttctttCTGTAATATGCTTATCTTTCAATTCCATAAAAAAGAATCCCCTtctattatacttttttttagaCCTGCCTATTGAGTAACCATATTTAATTGCCAGATTAATGAAAGCCTAACCAATTTCCTATCTTCCAGTTAATTGTTCTGAACCAAACAGGACCTGAGAATGATTCCCAGTTTAACCTGGCCTGATTGGCCAGTCTAGTTTGGTTTCTAGATGTTGAACAGATGCCTAGCGTTGCATGACCTTGGAAATGGATTACATTAACCTCATTAGTCATCAACATCAATGTTTGCTGGTTTGGTATATTAAAAGTATTATATGCTAATCTGATACATTATGCTTCCAAACAATGAGACTGCTAATTGAAAACTATTTTTTCTTGTTCATATTAACTGGAAAGATGCTTCTCTTCTTTCCTGTCTTCATGGGAGTCTTGCCTTGATGTCTCTTGAAGAAAAgatggttaattttttttaggttatattttcttatttatttgtttattttttgtggCAACAAACTGTGTATAAAATTTCCTTCTAGGTCTTGTTTGCGAATGATTGctttattgattatttggttgcaGGACCTTGATATGGCCCGGGGAGAGCCCCTGTATTTAAATGAGGATCGCTACAAAGCACTTGCTTATATGGTAAGCATTTTAAAGTTGCAGTATACATTTGTAAAGTATTATGCATCTCAAATGTCAATTCAAATTCAACATACTCTAACATGGCCAAGTATGAGATATATGAATTGTTGCAAGAGATCCCGGGGGCTTATGATGGTATGTATGTGTGTTTGCTTTCTTAAGGGGCTTTAGGAGACATGTTTCCCGTAAGGCCCTCAACCAAAAGGGGCTAGTTGATATCAAGATAAAAACAGTGAAGTGTATTTGCATAATTGCATTGTATCATCGGATAGTAATCTAGTAAAGTCGAAAAGCTGTCtgtaacattaataaaataaaatataatataatattcctGCATCATTCAGTACAGATGAGCTTAAAACTGTTAAACA is a window encoding:
- the LOC120255503 gene encoding E3 ubiquitin-protein ligase PRT6-like — its product is MPYEIFGIVFIKHKLRGWSSSHASLPEQTNHGETFPDTQFWKQAVDPILAYDPFASLMMVLSNIILYMECTITCYSNCYFDVSCFGDWILNDVCEVIGRSELALKYFFSDCIDSSLYPKDMIRRLTLPYLRRCALLWQLIQSSNLAPSCNSSYTGKGQISSMDNTSVIENSYLAIELTSLRELENMFQICTLEVILQDEFVRILAKKWCQHFCGKFKVCKYEHFYYCSPAIPFKLMQLPRIYEDLLQSYVKLQCCHCKSIPDEPALCLLCGKLCSPSWKYCCRENRCLEHAMTCGAGIGVFLLVRKTTILLQRSVRLAFWPSPYLDAYGEEDLDMARGEPLYLNEDRYKALAYMVASHSFDHTSEILHQAAIGLLVAD